One Nicotiana tomentosiformis chromosome 4, ASM39032v3, whole genome shotgun sequence genomic window carries:
- the LOC138909698 gene encoding uncharacterized protein, giving the protein MICESIFKILRKDVATNWTEECQKAFDKIKEYLSKSPVLVPPEPGRPLLLYLSVLKGAFGYVLGQHDETGRKEQAIYYLSKKFTPYKARYSLLKRTCCALTWIAQKLRHYFCTYTTYLISRMDPLKCIFQKPMPTGNLTKWKIFLYEFDILYVTQKAVKWQALADHLAENPVDGEYKPLKTYFPNEEVSFVGEDIVVAYDGWRMFFDGATNFKGVGIRAILVTETDQHYPVSAKIRFSYTNNMAEYAACILGLRLAIDMNIQELLVIRDSDPSVHQVLGKWAIENTKILPYLYCVQELIKWFTKIEFKHVPRIQNEFADALATLSSMIQHPDKNFIDPIPIEIHKQPAYYAHVEDELDGNPWFHQGIFGERGIPRKYHAYSEAHASKIGQPFLSERRNSV; this is encoded by the coding sequence atGATATGTGAGTCGATATTCAAAATACTGAGGAAAGATGTTGCGACAAACTGGACCGAAGAATGTCAAAAGGCttttgacaaaatcaaggagtacctATCTAAATCGCCCgtgttggtcccgccagaaccaggaagacctcTACTGTTGTATCTGTCTGTGTTGAAAGGAGCCTTTGGCTACGTTCTAGGGCAACACGATGAAACCGGGAGGAAggagcaggcgatatattatctgagcaagaagttcacaccttacaAGGCCCGGTATTCTTTACTGAAGCGCACCTGCTGTGcattgacatggatagcccagaagttgagacattatttttgtacatacactacatatctcatatcaaggatggatccgctgaAATGCAtttttcagaaacccatgcctacaggtaATTTAACAAAGTGGAAGATATTTTTATATGAGTTCGACATACtttatgtgactcagaaggcagtAAAGTGGCAAGCATTGGCCGATCACTTGGCAGAGAACCCCGTAGACGGAGAATATAAACcattgaagacgtattttccCAACGAGGAAGTGTCATTTGTAGGTGAAGATATTGTCGTAGCATACGACGGTTGGAGGATGTTTTTCGACGGAgcaacaaacttcaaaggagtgggcatTCGGGCTATCTTGGTAACAGAAACTGATCAACATTATCCTGTATCCGCAAAGATCAGGTTCTCGtacaccaataatatggcagagtATGCGGCTTGTATCTTGGGACTCAGATTGGCCATCGACATGAACATTCAGGAGTTGCTAGTAATCAGAGATTCTGATCCATCGGTACACCAGGTATTAGGAAAATGGGCTATCGAGAATACTAAAATATTGCCATACCTATATtgtgtacaagagttgatcaagtggttcacgaagatagaattcaagcatgttccaaggatccagaatgagttcgcagatgcattagcTACTTTATCTTctatgatacaacatccagacaagaatttcattgatccCATCCCGATAGAGATTCATAAGCAACCAGCCTATTATGCTCATGTTGAGGATGAGTTGGACGGAAATCCTTGGTTCcatcaaggaatatttggagaaaggggaatacctagaaaataccacgcatactcagaagcgcacgcttcgaagattggccaaccatttctttcagagCGGAgaaattctgtatag